The following is a genomic window from Fusarium verticillioides 7600 chromosome 5, whole genome shotgun sequence.
GTCAGAAGACGGAAAAGAGCTTGACTGAGATGCAGATTGAGCAGAATCTCAAGTGGGATTTCAGCATGACAACGGAAGACGGAAAGGAGCTCAAGCCCTTGTTTGGTCCTGGACTCACCGGTTTGAAGAACCTCGGAAATAGCTGCTACCTTGCCAGTATCATCCAGTGTCTCTTTGACATGCCGTCATTCCAAGATAGATACTTCCGACCCAATGATGACCTGCCCATCGTTCCCGAACCAGCTGCGGATATTGAGACTCAGCTCCGAAAGACAGCCGATGGACTTTTGTCTGGACGATACTCTAAGCCTGACGCTGATGTGGCTGCAGAGGGCATCACACACCAGAAGGGTCTTGCGCCAGCCATGCTCAAGCACCTCATCGGCCGAGGACATGAAGAGTTTTCTACAATGAGACAGCAGGATGCCCTCGAATTCCTTCAGCACCTACTCAAACTTATCACTCGATCTCCCCACCCCGATGGAAAGGACCCTACACAACCCTTCCGATTTGTTCTCGAGCAAAGACTTCAATGTTTGGGATGCCACAAGGTGCGATACAGCAGCAACGAGCAAGACAACATCTTTATCGACGTTCCCCTAGAAAAGCTACCTCGTGAGGAGGGTTCAGAGGGACCAGACGCTTACAAGCCCGTGCCACTCAAGGAGTGTCTCGATAACTTCACAGGAGCCGAGAAGGTTGAGCTGACTTGCTCTGCTTGTGGAAGCAAGGATGGTTTCACCAAGCGATCGTTATTTAAGACATTCCCCGATACCTTGGTCGTCAATGCACGAAAGATGACTGTCGTCAACTGGGTTCCtatcaaggttgatgttcCTGTCCTTGTACCGGATGAGCCCTTCAACTTGGACGAATATCTTTCCAAGGGCCTGCAGCCTGGAGAGGAACAACTGCCAGATGAGCCTGAGGTCAAAGCCCCAGCTTTCGAACCCGACGCTGCCGCCCTCGCTCAGCTCGAAGCCATGGGCTTCCCTCGCAACCGTTGTGAGCGTGCCCTTCACGCTACAGGAAATTCTGACGCCAACGCCGCGATGGAATGGCTGTTCGGACACATGGAGGACCCCGACATTGATGCGccccttgatcttggtgcTCAAAGTGGTGGCGCCAACACCGCCGACCCTGAGAAAATTGAGATGCTGGGAGCCATGGGTTTCGGTGCCCctcaagccaagaaggcactGAAAGAAACAGGTGGCGATGTTGAGCGGGCTGTTGAGTGGCTGTTCAGCCATCCTGACGACCAAGGAACATTTGACGATGACGCTCCTGCCGAAGCAGCTGCTCCTAAGGAACCTGCCGGAAGTGCTGATTTGCCTGCTACTTTCCAACTCCGATCGATCGTGTGCCACAAGGGCACAAGCATCCATGCTGGGTAAGTATTTCCACGCAATTGCAACACATAGATATGCTAACTAGTTTTAGACATTACGTCGCTTTCATCCGCAAGGCTTTGGGAGATGCCAATGTTCCAACTTGGGTGCTCTTCAACGATGAGAAGGTCGTTGAAgctcatgatgttgatgagatgcgcAAGTTTGCGTACGTGTACTTTTTCAAGCGGGTTTAGGTAGTCGAGGCTATCGACTGTATAGCAACGGGTGAGGCGCAGTTGGATTTGAAGTTAGGTTGGTTGCATGAGACGGTGAATGGCgcgaggttgaagaggtgATGGCGGCTATGGTTCACGCTGCCATGATTTAGTATCTGGACATTAGAAAAGCAGACGAGACACATCATGTAGAAGCGACGGGGTATTATGTCTGCGAAGATTAGATAACAAAATATCCTGATACGTATCGTACAAATCCATCATGACCGTTGAATGTTGAATATGGACAAACAAAGTCCCCAAGGCGCCTCGTAACGCCTCTCAAGATAAATCATGCCTGAGTTATGCCGAAATCCACCAAAAGCAACTCACTCATCTCTTTTCCTCCACTGTACACTCGAAATCCTCCAGCTTAATCGGTAAATCGATAGCTGACCAAAGTATCAACACGGTGATTCGCCGTGCTGAACCCCCTCAGTTGCACCTTTTCTccattctcaatctccttcgCATCCGAATCACCCCACTCAACAGGGACCTCACTATCCGCATCAGCGTAAACGAGGACGTTAAATGTGCAATCGCCGCTGAGCTGAGGCAGAAACGTAACAGAAGCGGTGATTTGTCGGAAAATAGCTGCGATTTCGGCTTGAatctctgtttctgtcttTTCGGGGGCTGTGGGCGCGGAGCCAGCGGGAGCGGCGTTTTCTTGGTCtttggaggaggatttggagGACTTGGATTTCTTGACGGGTTGAAAGATTTGGACCTGTTGACGTTAGAGAGGTTGTAGCGGGAGCGAGGGTTGGAAAGGCATACGTCGAATTGCCAGCGCTCGACGTGCTCGCCTGTGTCTTTGTCtgtgatgacgatgacgagcttggagatcttgCCGCCGACCATCCATTTGTCGAGCTGGGACATGATCTTTTTGATGTAGGCTTTTACTTGGTCATCGGCCGAGACTGGACAGTGTTAGTCGCAAGGTTCGGTCGCCATAATAGAATAATCGTGGGCTTACCCAGCATGTTGAGGCCATATTTCTTGACGCTGGATGTTGTCAGTTGATGCTCGAGAGAACCGGTCGCAATGCACATACACTGTAAAGTCCTCGGCAGGATAGACACCTCGTTGGAAGCTATCATATCGTCAATAAACATCGCCGACCTATAAAGCATAGTTTCGCGTACAGAATGCTGTGAATAGAATATTGAAACTGTAAACTCAACGGTTAGCAAAACTCTCGCCCAAGTAGGAAATCAGCTTGTTCCAACGTACAAATTCAGCGACAAGACGAGCGCTACCCTTGAGGGAGAGCTTATGGACCTTGGACTTATCCTTGTCCTTACTCTTAGAAGCTTCCTTTGACGACATTTTAGGCGCTACTGGGATATCAATTGGAATGAAGGGTACGTGCTGGCGATTGTGACGGGTTGAGTTGGGTTTGGGAATTGATGGTTTTGTTTACTTGCGGTTGCGGGGTGGAAGGGGTCTCAAGGGTCTGTGCGGCGGGGTTCACCGAGGTCACCGAACTTCACCTTGATTTGGTGATAAAGATATATTTATTGTCAATTTACCAACGTGAGAAATGAACTCCTTGTGGCCACTGAATTTGGGTCTGGCCCTCTTCTGCTGTACTTGAATAGTTATTGCAGTTGTTGTGATAATCATTGTGATCGTTATAATAGTCATAGTAATCATCGTAGTCATACTGaggttcttcctcatcattctgGTCAGCAGGGTACATATAATAATATCCTATGACCTGAGAAGAGTTGCTACTTGATGGGGTCGATGTAGATGTAGATGtagatgttgatgaagaggaagtggaagttgaaggaggtCTGCGTCGCCTTCGTCTTCCCGAGGTATCCTTGGCTCCGCTGGCATAAACAGCCCAAGATCGTAGGAATATTCCAATAGTGAGCATAAGGGGCAGTAGTTGTGCGACTGTAGTAAATTCGTCAACGCCTTGGATGTGGTTCCACTTTATAGGAAGTTCGATCGATAGAACTAAAAGTGtaaagatgatgaaaccaGACATTCCGCGGAGTACTCTGAGCCGCCAAATAATTCTCGCCCTGAATGTGTTCAGTCGTGCAGTTGAGTAGCTTGAAACGATCTCACCTTGCTCTCCTATGTCGCGAACTTGACTTGGTGATAGTGCAACAAGCGTTCAGGAAGATAAACCCACCAATACCAACAAGAGCCCCAATGAAGAATATCGAGCCAGCTGTTGTATACCCCCGACTTTCCAGACTGACCTTGCCAAATAGAAAGACCAGGTCACGGCAATCACGGTCAAGCTGAGGGAGAAAGGATGTGAAGTACCATGTTCCAATTGATACGTTCGCTGAGAGTACTGTAAGACTCATGAGATGGTAGAAATGACCATGGCTCTCCTTCGACAAGTGGAACGGGTCAAGGTGAGGTTGACATCTTGTGAGGATACGCCAGATGTATAACGGAATCTGAAACAGGAAGAAACCTATAGTTAGGAGAAGTAAGACGTATACGTCGAGTGGCTCAAGGGAGTTGTAAGCGACTCCAATGACAAGAGATATAGATGCGGCTGCTGAAGAATACAGACTGATAGATCGCAAATCTGCGAGGTTCTCCTCAGAAAGGTATTCTATAAGAAGAGAGCCAAGCCATTGTGCGTAATATGCAGATCGAATACCGACTCCGTAGACCTCAGAACGGCCCTCGAGAGAACAAAGCGGGTCACTCCTAGTATTCATGGTGAAGTCTCATGGGCCACTGAGGAGACCAATGCGAAACATAGGGAACACAGTTCATTCTTCATGGGGAATGGGGTCCGGCGTACAGTTGTATGCCATCTATCGTTCAAATACCCATTTGGGACTCTCGAATCGTCATCTAAGGAACGAGACAGACATGTTAGTTAAGCTCTCACAACCGACGCCCGACGCGATGGTGAAGTAGTCCAACAGAGACTATGAAGTTTTTGGCAAAGAGGAGGACAAGGGATACTTCATGACTTTCCTAGGACTAAATAGTACAAATCAAGATGTCATATAAACCAAGGTGGTCTAATACAAATCAGAAATAACCCAATCATGACTCTGTTATATCGCCCGGTAAGTGAGGCATCGAGGTAACTCCATCCCCAGCTTGACAGAACCGAACGGCAACTTGCATTTTGATAGGTCTTGTGACAGAACTGCAGGTATTACAACTGTAGCATTCGCGACCGACTTAAAAGGGAGCATGCACGATCTTTACGAGACTAGAGATGTTGTAAGTCGTTTATTAACTACATGTTTGAAAAGCGAGGACACAACAGGGCACACGTGTCGCCGACTGCCTGAACTGTGAACCCAGCTTGGTGACTACAATGACAAGCATTGTAATTGTACAACCGTTAGTTCAATATCACAACACGAAATGCTGTTAACGCATAATATGGGTAGTGATTGTCAAGTGACTGAGAAGAAACGGTTCAATTCGGGGTCCTTCGATAAAGGAATTTAGGTACGTACCGTGCCGGGGACTGCGGAAAGTGGGTCTAAACTGGAAGGCGACCGGTTTTTgtcttatcgataagagatTTTTTGCGCTCGCTCTGTAAAACATCCCACCCATTTTTACGTCGCAATTTGCTCCCAGCCATTCTGCGATACCCTCGACCGCCACTCGTACAACTTTCTCCCCGGTCGAATATCACATATAAtctttcacaatggctgcTACAAAGCATCTCCTCGCTGATAGCGAGGATGCCGTCGTCGACCGACcctccaagaagaccaaggtcaccgacgacgagaaggcTCGTCTAAAGAAGGAgcgcaaggacaagaagaaggacaagaagcgTAAGACTGAAAAGCAGGAGACTCTTGCTGATGAGGCTGGCGATTCTGAAGCCGAGCGTGCTGAGCGCAAGAAGGCtaagaaggaaaagaagaaggccaagaaggcaaaggccGCTGAGGAGTCTGCTGAGACTACTgaagctgtcgaggaggCACctaaggagaagaaggctaagaaggagaagaaggccaaggtcgCTTATGAATCTTCTGACGACGGATCTTCTGATGCTGCTTACGTCCAGACCGCAAGCCTCTCCAACGTTCCTCAAGCCCAGATTGACGAATTCCTCTCCAAGAACCAgatcaccatcaccgaccccaagaccgagaccgtCACTCTTCGCCCCGTTCTGGAATTCCACCAACTCCCCGCCACAAacctcctcgagaagaagccctcgCCATTCGCCAACTACAAGGCCCCTACACCTATCCAGTCCGCTTCATGGCCCTTCACTCTCTCTGGACGCGATGTCATCGGTGTCGCTGAGACAGGATCAGGAAAGACCATGGCTTTCGCTCTTCCCtgtgttgaggctgtttCTGAAATCAAGTACAAGGGCACCAAGGCCGTTGTTGTTTCGCCTACACGAGAACTTGCCATGCAGACCTATGAGCAGATGGCTTCCGTGGCTGCgctgaacaagctcaagtgTGTGTGTCTGTACGGTGGCGCTTCCAAGGATGATCAGCGAAACCAACTCCGATGTGGCGCTGACATCATTGTCGCTACCCCTGGTCGTCTTAAAGACTTCATGTCTGATGGAACCGTTGATCTTAGCCAAGTTACTTTCGCCGTTCTCGACGAGGCCGATCGTATGCTTGATAAGGGTTTCGAGGAGGATATTAAGCAGATCTTGGGTGCCTGCCTTCCTCGCGAGAAGCGTCAGACACTCATGTTTACAGCTACATGGCCGCAGTCCGTCCAGTCCCTCGCCTCTTCCTTCATGGTCAGCCCTGTAAAGATTGCCATTGGATCTGGCGGTAAGGAGACAGCCGATGGATCTGTTGAGTTGCAAGCCAACACAAGAATCACACAGCGagtcgaggttcttgaccCCAGAGAGAAGGAGCACCGTCTGttccagcttctgaaggagCACCAGCAGGGTAAGCAGAAGAATGACCGTATCTTGGTCTTCTGTCTGtacaagaaggaggctacACGTGTGGAGAATACCTTGGCCCGCAAGGGTATTCGTGTTGGTGGTATTCACGGTGATCTGCGACAGGAGCAGCGAACAAGGAGTCTTGAGGCTTTCAAGTCTGGAGCCACTCCTGTTCTTGTTGCTACGGATGTCGCTGCTCGTGGTCTTGATATCCCCGAGGTTAAGCTTGTTATCAACGTTACAGTATGTCCAACCCAAATCGCCACCCCAACTTCGCTAATTTTCTAGTTTCCCTTGACCATTGAGGATTACGTCCACCGCATTGGCCGAACTGGCCGTGCCGGCAAGACTGGTGAGGCTATCACCTTCTTTACCGTTGAGGATAAGTCGCACTCCGGCTCGTAAGTACCTGATATACCCACAAATGAATACATACTTACATATTCAGGCTTGTCAACATTCTTCGAGGTGCCAACCAGCCCGTACCCgaagatcttctcaagttcgGTACCACCGTTAAGAAGAAGACTCACGACATGTACGGCGCTTTCTTCAAGGATGTCGACATGAACGCCAAGTCGACCAAGATCACATTTGATTAAGAGAATTACGACTATTATGGGGAGCACTATTGTTTTGCGGCATTGCGACCGCGGACCGAGTTTAGACACTCGAGGATAAAATGGCGCTCGAGGACCAGGCTGCGATGATTAGATGTTGTTTTCAAAAAGTTTGCTTTTGGAATTTTGTAGACGTACATTAGAAGCAATAATGGGATAGCGGAGCCAGCGATCTTGACGAGAGATTTGATCGGTTGATCTGCGTTGTCTACGACTTTTAGTTGCCTGAGGAGGATAGCTGTAGCGATTGAGACGCCGAGTGTGCTCTCGGGAATAAGTgatttgatcttgaagtcggTTCCGTGCCTTTTGAAGAAACGCTTGATGAATGCTCCGCTCCAGATGATGCGACACcccatgttgatgatgttggctaGCACGAGTCCGATTGCACCAAGAGGGTAGATTCTCATGAAGAGGAAAGCTGATACGGCGAAGATGACAGAGAATGCGCCCATCCAAACGGACTGGATGTGGACTTCGGCTTCAGTAGCGACTGACGCCACGAACGATTCTGTGAGACCGTTAAGACCCATGAAGGGAATGTAGAAACAGTACGCTGCAAGCACATCACCTGCCCCTGAGCCAGCCCACTGCTTACCTGCCACAATAGCCAGAAGAGGCGGAGCAGCAAAAGGCccaagactgatgatgacTGAAGTCAAAAGAATGTACAGGCGAAGAAGAGTTTGCAGGTTCTGCTTCGCTTCTGTCACTTCCTGAACTGGCTTGCCGCCTTGTTTGACAGGTGTTACAGATGACAGCAAGCGAGAGAAGTAACTTCGGCTACTCTCTTCAACGggttggaagagaagacggGCAAGGAGACTTCCGTAGTTGTTTGCGAGAGCGTATGCGCCTTGGACGCTGGCGGATGCGAGAAAGGAGATGAGGAATGTGTCGCCTTGGGTGAGGAGGTGCTTGACCACGCTCTGGGCCATCATGCTCCCTGCGAGACCGATCGTTGACCGATCAAACATGGAGGCCCAGAAGCGATTGTCCTTTGAGGTGATTGTTTTGGGAAGCAGTGAGAAGCCGATTGATGAGGCGAGACGATATCCCGAGATTAGGTAGACGAGGAGTAGTGAGACACCATAGGAGATCTGTCCAAGGGCAAAAGGCAGGACCCCGATATCATTGTGCTTGGATGCCCAGACAGCAGAACCAAACACAACGATACATCTCAGAAATGTAGCAATcgactcagcagcagctcgtGTCCCAAACTGCAGCCTCGTCTGCATGAGAACAAAACACGGTTCCGACAACAACTCCACCATAGCCGCAAACCCATAAAGATACAGCGATTCAACCAAATACGGCGTAGCAAGCGTAATCTCATTCGCATACGCAAGATACATCCACCCCAACCCAAGACTGACAAAGCTTCCCAGTCCAATGGCGAGATATCCCAGATTCACCACAGCTTGACTCTCCTCTTTAGCCTGCGATCCTGAGTCTCGTCGTTGAATAGCAACACGAAGACTTTCGCGTGCAAAGAAGAGAACTGAGAGGTAGTACACCTCAAGTTGAGTTGAAAGACCTAGAAGCGGTGCTGTGAGATACCGCAGGAGGAGTTGGTTGGCGATGAACGTTATGAGGCGGGAGGCGAgctggaggatgatgaggagggaggcGCCTTTGATCATTGAGGGCGCCGGAGGGCTTTCTTTTTCAGTGGAGGGAGACATTTTAGCGGTTGGGGGAGAAATGAGCGACTGTGGGTGGAGGgaagtgagatgagatgaggttgaagatgaagatatcgcGGGTTGTTTGACACGTGTTGATGGGAGATGCGGATGTCTCAGTGCTTCAGTGGGTTGCAGTGGGCGCTGAGGGTGCGGGAGTGCTAATGCAGGGCGGGACCCGCCTGGGAGTTTTTCGCCTGGGAGTTTTTCGCCTGGGAGTTTTTCGCCTTAGAATTCCCCGCCAGCTATAGGGTGGAAGAAGACAGACTGATGATGGCAGAGATGTTATGCCGACTACTGATATCGACCTGCATCCAAAGATTATTGTATATCACGTAAGGTTTCACATCGACAGAGGTAATATGAACAAAATTACGGAGCAATAAATTCATGGATATCAGCTAGTTATTTATCTCATCTCATAATCGTAGTCTACCGACAGCAGAACTTCCAAACTCAGCAACCCaaacaacatcttcctcatcaatcGATATCATTACAAGAGTCTATTCTTTAaacatcattcttctcagTGTGAGAAACCTCTCCCTGCTCGTGACCCTCATTGAACATCTTgccaccagctccagcaacacTGTTGCGGTGCTGCCAAGTCTCTTGAGGCCTCCAGCCAATGGACTTTCGGGCAACGCTAACCTCATCATAGAGCTGGTCAACCTCCTCGAGGGTTAGACCCTTGGTCTCGTAGATGAAGAAGTAGACGAAGGCGATGCACAGGAAACAGCAGCCGaaccagatgaagaagatcttggactGGAGGTTGGCCTTGCCGGTACCGTAGTCGACGAGGTAAGGGGTGGAGTAGGCGATGGCCCAGTTGAAGAGCCAGTTGGTTGCGGTGGTCATAGAAAGGGACTTGGCACGGGTCTGGAGAGGGAAGATCTCACCAGTGACGACCCAGGCCAGGGGACCCCATGttgaggcgaagaagaagatgtaGATACAGACGAAAGAGACGGCAGCTTTCTGGCCAGCCAAGCTCTTCACGAAGATGACTCCAGCGCTGTCTTGGCCTGTGGAGAAGGTACCGGACATGGCGACGATGAACTGGGAGACACACATGCCGACAGCACcccagaggagaagaggacgacgaccCCACTTGTCAATGGCGTACATTCCAGGGAGAGTGGAAGCGACATTGATGGCTGATGTGATCATGGAAATGGTGAAACCGCTGGAGATACCCGAGTTCTCAAAGTACTTGGTACCATAGTAGAACTGAAGTTTGTTAGTCATGTCTCATAACCACGAGATAGTGAAGTGAGAACTTACGATGAAGTTGATACCAGTGAGCTGCTGCAGAGCCTGGAGAGCACAACCGGTGAACTGTCGCTTAAGAATAGGAGGCTTGAAGCAGTCAATGTAAGAAGATGTTCCGAGGCTCATCTCATGGTCGTGGTTAGCCTTGATCTCGCTGAGCTCAGCCTGAACAGCAGGGTGATCAGGACTAAGACGGCGGATTTTGGAGAGAGCTTTAGATGCATCATCGTGGCGGTCtttcttgatgaggaatCGAGGTGTTTCGGGGAGGATGAGCATGCCAccgaagaggacgagggaGTAGGCGAACTGAACGGCGATGGGGATACGGTATGAGCCTGTGTCGTTTCGCTTGCCTGTCGCGTTGTTTACGATagcggcgaggagaagaCCGATTGTGATGGCCCATTGGTATGAACCGACGATGGCACCTCGAATCCACTTTGGTGCTGTCTCAGACTGGTACAGGGGGACTAAAGAAAAAGGCATGTTAGTTCGAAACTCTGAAGCTGTCACGCGGTGGGTTTAACTTACTAATAGCGGAAATTTGACCGACACCGAAACCGGCGAAGAATCGACCAGCGAGGAACATGGGGATGGCAGTAGCAGCAGTTTGGAGAGCGACGCCGAGGTTGAAGACCCAAGTGGCGATCATGAGACCGGGACGACGACCGATGTAGTCAGTCAtgaagggagaggagagggCGCCGAAGAACGTGCCGGctgagaggatggagacgATGCTGGACTCTTGGCCGGTCGTGATGTTGGGGTTGCCCTTGGCGTCTGTGTAGCCGGTGCTGAAGAGGCGCTGCCAGTAGGGCATGGCCAAAATACCAGAGATGGTACCTGTGTCATAACTGCGATTGTTAACCTCACGATGGAACTCCAGTGAAGAGAAGGGTAGCTTACCCGTAGagaacaccaccaaaggcgACAAACAAGCCGATGGCGATAGCAGGCCATGCCTTGCCAGCCTCCTCGGGCTTGCTGAGGGATGCCCTTCGAATAGcgttcatgatgaagatcgACACTCAAAGCAAGAGTGTATAATAGAGAACTAATAGTGTATAAACAAGTATGAAGTATGAGTGATGATAGAACAGAAGAGCAAAAACCAAGGCGGGAGATTGTCTCTTTTAAACCCCAAACAAGGCATCATCAGTAAACTTCTGTGTAGTATACTTGGACCAAAAAACCCCCCTCTTGCGTAACATGACCTCTCCCCCCCCAGGAAGCTAAAAAGCTAAGCTGGGGAGCTAGCTATCCCACGGCTTGCCCGAGCTAGTGGAGTGCGGAGCAGCCgcaccatcaccaccttACGATGGTGTAGTTTAAAAAGAGAACTAAGCTGGGGGTGAGGAGGTCATGCGGTTCATTGGCTCAGCAAAGATCTGGTGTGGCTGCTGGTTGGCTTTCCCCTCAACGAGTGTCGTCACTGGCACTGGCGAGGGAAGATATAAACGCCTTCACCGTGGAGAGCGGCTTGAACTAAAGAGACGGGTAGATGGTGGCGTTTTGCCCTATTCCATAGCTATAGCAGAAGACGTAGGTAGGTGTTATAGGCAACTATGTAAAAGTGTCTCGTCGTCTTGGGCTGCAGAACCCGTCAGAGCAAACAAGCTTCCCCAAACAGACTCCATCTTCCCCAGGTCCTGGTTTTCTCGGCGCCCTCGTGCTTAAACGGACAGACTCAATCTCCACATCCATGTAATTTggagta
Proteins encoded in this region:
- a CDS encoding ubiquitin thiolesterase, producing MACQHLDLIGLTPPNPSQSVYREDCTQCFDSIDDPAGLDVCLQCFNGGCAGDRSHDKLHYALTQHPLALNIRRTRKIVERDEPPAKMSKLAIAAETEEDRYDTALTVKCLDCNTELDRTHPKLAPIVNGILKANTFSRKEEVKAWEQELTSCEHILMMQQAPAKKIEQNDLSHCYACDLAENLWLCIECGNLGCGRKQMGGVDGNSHALAHANESGHGIAVKLGSITPEGTADIYCYKCDDERVDDNLGEHLNHWGIVLAERQKTEKSLTEMQIEQNLKWDFSMTTEDGKELKPLFGPGLTGLKNLGNSCYLASIIQCLFDMPSFQDRYFRPNDDLPIVPEPAADIETQLRKTADGLLSGRYSKPDADVAAEGITHQKGLAPAMLKHLIGRGHEEFSTMRQQDALEFLQHLLKLITRSPHPDGKDPTQPFRFVLEQRLQCLGCHKVRYSSNEQDNIFIDVPLEKLPREEGSEGPDAYKPVPLKECLDNFTGAEKVELTCSACGSKDGFTKRSLFKTFPDTLVVNARKMTVVNWVPIKVDVPVLVPDEPFNLDEYLSKGLQPGEEQLPDEPEVKAPAFEPDAAALAQLEAMGFPRNRCERALHATGNSDANAAMEWLFGHMEDPDIDAPLDLGAQSGGANTADPEKIEMLGAMGFGAPQAKKALKETGGDVERAVEWLFSHPDDQGTFDDDAPAEAAAPKEPAGSADLPATFQLRSIVCHKGTSIHAGHYVAFIRKALGDANVPTWVLFNDEKVVEAHDVDEMRKFAYVYFFKRV
- a CDS encoding mitotic spindle assembly checkpoint protein MAD2; this encodes MSSKEASKSKDKDKSKVHKLSLKGSARLVAEFFQYSIHSILFQRGVYPAEDFTVVKKYGLNMLVSADDQVKAYIKKIMSQLDKWMVGGKISKLVIVITDKDTGEHVERWQFDVQIFQPVKKSKSSKSSSKDQENAAPAGSAPTAPEKTETEIQAEIAAIFRQITASVTFLPQLSGDCTFNVLVYADADSEVPVEWGDSDAKEIENGEKVQLRGFSTANHRVDTLVSYRFTD
- a CDS encoding ATP-dependent RNA helicase DBP3; amino-acid sequence: MAATKHLLADSEDAVVDRPSKKTKVTDDEKARLKKERKDKKKDKKRKTEKQETLADEAGDSEAERAERKKAKKEKKKAKKAKAAEESAETTEAVEEAPKEKKAKKEKKAKVAYESSDDGSSDAAYVQTASLSNVPQAQIDEFLSKNQITITDPKTETVTLRPVLEFHQLPATNLLEKKPSPFANYKAPTPIQSASWPFTLSGRDVIGVAETGSGKTMAFALPCVEAVSEIKYKGTKAVVVSPTRELAMQTYEQMASVAALNKLKCVCLYGGASKDDQRNQLRCGADIIVATPGRLKDFMSDGTVDLSQVTFAVLDEADRMLDKGFEEDIKQILGACLPREKRQTLMFTATWPQSVQSLASSFMVSPVKIAIGSGGKETADGSVELQANTRITQRVEVLDPREKEHRLFQLLKEHQQGKQKNDRILVFCLYKKEATRVENTLARKGIRVGGIHGDLRQEQRTRSLEAFKSGATPVLVATDVAARGLDIPEVKLVINVTFPLTIEDYVHRIGRTGRAGKTGEAITFFTVEDKSHSGSLVNILRGANQPVPEDLLKFGTTVKKKTHDMYGAFFKDVDMNAKSTKITFD
- a CDS encoding oligosaccharidyl-lipid flippase family protein; this translates as MSPSTEKESPPAPSMIKGASLLIILQLASRLITFIANQLLLRYLTAPLLGLSTQLEVYYLSVLFFARESLRVAIQRRDSGSQAKEESQAVVNLGYLAIGLGSFVSLGLGWMYLAYANEITLATPYLVESLYLYGFAAMVELLSEPCFVLMQTRLQFGTRAAAESIATFLRCIVVFGSAVWASKHNDIGVLPFALGQISYGVSLLLVYLISGYRLASSIGFSLLPKTITSKDNRFWASMFDRSTIGLAGSMMAQSVVKHLLTQGDTFLISFLASASVQGAYALANNYGSLLARLLFQPVEESSRSYFSRLLSSVTPVKQGGKPVQEVTEAKQNLQTLLRLYILLTSVIISLGPFAAPPLLAIVAGKQWAGSGAGDVLAAYCFYIPFMGLNGLTESFVASVATEAEVHIQSVWMGAFSVIFAVSAFLFMRIYPLGAIGLVLANIINMGCRIIWSGAFIKRFFKRHGTDFKIKSLIPESTLGVSIATAILLRQLKVVDNADQPIKSLVKIAGSAIPLLLLILVLERHFILECLNSVRGRNAAKQ